In Helianthus annuus cultivar XRQ/B chromosome 3, HanXRQr2.0-SUNRISE, whole genome shotgun sequence, a single window of DNA contains:
- the LOC110944049 gene encoding uncharacterized protein LOC110944049, which translates to MNVQHPNLLKADNDILKIDTMIEHSLKIFRGIAANRYKESKPPRKLFGALDKTYYIAPVDDKWCHNDSQSDDKEPKLKKMMEDKFGRKKINIFGDSTETHSDDDGDDEGGDGGDTGASAAGTAGASSAGGDEEDTESDDNQPEPGYEFYLDECDVKKVRNIRQEDDDADYVPSDTEAERLKRKQTITRRKKKARKYIGASSVQQSVPQQEPI; encoded by the coding sequence ATGAATGTCCAACATCCTAATCTTCTGAAGGCTGATAATGATATTCTGAAGATAGATACGATGATCGAGCATTCACTAAAGATATTCAGGGGCATTGCAGCGAATAGATACAAAGAAAGCAAACCGCCAAGGAAGTTGTTTGGTGCTCTTGATAAGACATACTACATTGCTCCAGTAGATGACAAATGGTGTCACAATGACAGCCAATCTGACGATAAGGAGCCgaagttgaagaagatgatggaaGACAAATTTGGTCGCAAAAAGATTAACATTTTCGGTGATTCTACCGAAACCCACAGTgacgatgatggtgatgatgaaggtggtgatggtggagataCTGGTGCATCTGCTGCTGGTACAGCTGGTGCTAGTTCAGCGGGAGGTGATGAAGAGGATACAGAATCGGATGATAATCAACCTGAGCCTGGGTACGAGTTCTATCTCGATGAATGTGATGTGAAGAAGGTAAGGAACATTagacaagaagatgatgatgctgATTACGTTCCTTCGGATACCGAAGCTGAACGTTTAAAGAGGAAGCAAACTATCACTCGTAGAAAGAAAAAGGCAAGGAAGTACATTGGTGCTTCATCTGTGCAGCAGTCCGTTCCACAGCAAGAGCCTATTTAA